A single window of Candoia aspera isolate rCanAsp1 chromosome 3, rCanAsp1.hap2, whole genome shotgun sequence DNA harbors:
- the TCEA1 gene encoding transcription elongation factor A protein 1 isoform X1, with product MKSSASLRRWTRWCRRKTRFKLTEVMLHIWIFKNQEQLSKIREEKAGALDLLKELKNMPMTLELLQSTRIGMSVNAIRKQSTDEEITSLAKSLIKSWKKLLDGPSNDKESEEKKKESASSSQNSPEAREESSSSSNSNSKKEDTNISSETYISSFPRAPSTSDSVRMKCREMLATALKTGDDYIAIGADEEELGSQIEEAIFQELKNTDMKYKNRVRSRIANLKDTKNPNLRKNVLCGNIPPDRFAKMTAEEMASDELKEMRKNLTKEAIREHQMAKTGGTQTDLFTCGKCKKKNCTYTQVQTRSADEPMTTFVVCNECGNRWKFC from the exons ATGAAATCATCCGCATCGCTAAGAAGATGGACAAGATGGTGCAGAAGAAAAACGCG GTTCAAGTTGACAGAGGTAATGTTGCACATATGGATATTCAAAAATCAAGAGCAGTTGAGTAAGATTAGAGAAGAAAAG GCAGGGGCTCTTGATTTACTCAAGGAACTTAAGAATATGCCCATGACACTGGAATTGTTACAG TCTACAAGAATTGGAATGTCTGTGAATGCAATTCGAAAGCAAAGCACAGATGAAGAAATTACATCTCTAGCAAAATCTCTCATTAAATCGTGGAAGAAATTACTAG ATGGACCATCAAATGATAAAGAatctgaagagaagaaaaaagaatcagcATCATCTTCACAAAATAGTCCTGAAGCAAGGGAAGAAAG CAGTTCCAGTAGCAATTCAAACAGCAAGAAAGAGGACACTAATATTTCATCAGAaacatatatttcttcttttcctcggGCTCCAAGCACATCTGATTCCGTACGGATGAAATGCAGAGAAATGTTAGCAACAGCTCTCAAAACAGGAG atgatTATATTGCTATTGGTGCTGATGAGGAAGAACTAGGTTCTCAGATTGAAGAAG CTATATTTCAGGAGCTAAAGAATACTgacatgaaatataaaaatagagtGCGCAGCAGGATAGCAAATCTTAAAGATACAAAAAATCCTAATTTAAGGAAAAATGTTTTATGTGGAAATATACCTCCTGATAGATTTGCTAAAATGACAGCAGAG GAGATGGCAAGTGATGAACTGAAAGAAATGAGGAAGAACCTTACCAAAGAAGCTATAAGAGAACACCAGATGGCTAAAACAGGAGGAACACAGACTGACCTATTTACCTGTGGTAAATGTAAAAAGAAGAACTGTACTTACACTCAG GTTCAGACCAGAAGTGCTGATGAACCTATGACAACATTTGTTGTATGCAATGAATGTGGAAACAGATGGAAG ttCTGCTAG
- the TCEA1 gene encoding transcription elongation factor A protein 1 isoform X2, with the protein MSTEDEIIRIAKKMDKMVQKKNAAGALDLLKELKNMPMTLELLQSTRIGMSVNAIRKQSTDEEITSLAKSLIKSWKKLLDGPSNDKESEEKKKESASSSQNSPEAREESSSSSNSNSKKEDTNISSETYISSFPRAPSTSDSVRMKCREMLATALKTGDDYIAIGADEEELGSQIEEAIFQELKNTDMKYKNRVRSRIANLKDTKNPNLRKNVLCGNIPPDRFAKMTAEEMASDELKEMRKNLTKEAIREHQMAKTGGTQTDLFTCGKCKKKNCTYTQVQTRSADEPMTTFVVCNECGNRWKFC; encoded by the exons ATGAGCACCGAAGATGAAATCATCCGCATCGCTAAGAAGATGGACAAGATGGTGCAGAAGAAAAACGCG GCAGGGGCTCTTGATTTACTCAAGGAACTTAAGAATATGCCCATGACACTGGAATTGTTACAG TCTACAAGAATTGGAATGTCTGTGAATGCAATTCGAAAGCAAAGCACAGATGAAGAAATTACATCTCTAGCAAAATCTCTCATTAAATCGTGGAAGAAATTACTAG ATGGACCATCAAATGATAAAGAatctgaagagaagaaaaaagaatcagcATCATCTTCACAAAATAGTCCTGAAGCAAGGGAAGAAAG CAGTTCCAGTAGCAATTCAAACAGCAAGAAAGAGGACACTAATATTTCATCAGAaacatatatttcttcttttcctcggGCTCCAAGCACATCTGATTCCGTACGGATGAAATGCAGAGAAATGTTAGCAACAGCTCTCAAAACAGGAG atgatTATATTGCTATTGGTGCTGATGAGGAAGAACTAGGTTCTCAGATTGAAGAAG CTATATTTCAGGAGCTAAAGAATACTgacatgaaatataaaaatagagtGCGCAGCAGGATAGCAAATCTTAAAGATACAAAAAATCCTAATTTAAGGAAAAATGTTTTATGTGGAAATATACCTCCTGATAGATTTGCTAAAATGACAGCAGAG GAGATGGCAAGTGATGAACTGAAAGAAATGAGGAAGAACCTTACCAAAGAAGCTATAAGAGAACACCAGATGGCTAAAACAGGAGGAACACAGACTGACCTATTTACCTGTGGTAAATGTAAAAAGAAGAACTGTACTTACACTCAG GTTCAGACCAGAAGTGCTGATGAACCTATGACAACATTTGTTGTATGCAATGAATGTGGAAACAGATGGAAG ttCTGCTAG